The following proteins come from a genomic window of Gordonia westfalica:
- a CDS encoding Dyp-type peroxidase: MPVPQTILTRKTKSAIFLVLTISDGGEDTVRDVLEEIPGLNNAVSSRAPEAALAGIVSIGSDAWDRLFDGPRPLSLRPFVPYEGEVHTAPATPADLLVHIKSDQMDLCFELGRLITDALGEAVTVVDEVHGFRYFDLRDLIGFVDGTENPIGQAAVDAITVGDEDPDFAGGSYVAIQRYVHDLSSWNDLSTSDQEAAIGRTKLDNVEMSDDVKPVNSHIALNKVEDENGEEIDVVRDNMPYGDVSGAGENGTFYIAYSAGPDVTEEMLRKMFIGDPPGTYDRLLDFTTAVTGAQFFTPTLDFLEDLPPAPQTSEPTTQVPSGRADGSLGIGSLH; this comes from the coding sequence GTGCCGGTCCCGCAGACGATCCTGACCCGAAAGACCAAGTCGGCGATCTTTCTCGTCCTCACCATCAGCGACGGTGGCGAGGACACGGTTCGTGATGTGCTGGAGGAGATCCCGGGCCTCAACAACGCGGTGTCCTCGCGTGCCCCCGAGGCCGCGCTGGCGGGCATCGTCTCGATCGGTTCGGATGCCTGGGACCGACTCTTCGACGGGCCCCGCCCACTGTCGCTGCGCCCGTTCGTCCCGTATGAGGGCGAGGTCCACACCGCGCCGGCCACCCCGGCCGATCTGCTGGTGCACATCAAGTCCGACCAGATGGACCTGTGCTTCGAGCTCGGCCGTCTGATCACCGACGCCCTCGGCGAGGCGGTGACCGTCGTCGACGAGGTGCACGGCTTCCGCTACTTCGACCTGCGCGATCTCATCGGCTTCGTCGACGGCACCGAGAACCCGATCGGACAGGCCGCGGTCGACGCGATCACCGTCGGCGACGAGGACCCCGACTTCGCCGGCGGCAGCTACGTCGCGATCCAGCGCTACGTCCACGACCTGTCATCGTGGAACGACCTGAGCACGAGCGACCAGGAAGCCGCGATCGGGCGGACCAAGCTCGACAACGTCGAGATGTCCGACGACGTGAAGCCCGTCAACTCGCACATCGCGCTCAACAAGGTCGAGGACGAGAACGGCGAGGAGATCGACGTCGTCCGCGACAACATGCCCTACGGAGACGTCTCCGGGGCCGGCGAGAACGGCACTTTCTACATCGCCTACTCCGCCGGACCCGACGTCACCGAGGAGATGCTGCGCAAGATGTTCATCGGCGATCCGCCGGGGACCTACGACCGCCTCCTCGACTTCACCACCGCCGTCACCGGTGCGCAGTTCTTCACCCCGACCCTCGACTTCCTCGAGGATCTGCCGCCCGCACCCCAGACATCCGAACCCACCACCCAGGTCCCGTCCGGCCGCGCCGACGGTTCCCTGGGAATCGGTTCCCTGCACTAG
- a CDS encoding FAD-binding dehydrogenase, whose amino-acid sequence MTKQVADAVVVGAGLAGLVATYELTKAGRRVVVVDQENRNNLGGQAFWSLGGLFMVDTPEQRRLGISDSADLALQDWMGSAGFDRDDEDYWPRQWARAYVDFAATEKRQYLHDLGLRITPIVGWAERGGGFADGHGNSVPRFHLTWGTGPEVVRIFAEPVLEAEKRGLVEFRFRHRVDELVVDDGVAVGVRGATLAPTDLERGKASDRDVVGEFEIRAGAVIVTSGGIGHNHDLIRKNWPVDRLGPAPKTMISGVPAHVDGRMLGISEDAGASIVNRDRMWHYTEGIHNWDPIWPDHAIRIIPGPSSLWLDANGNRLAPPNFPGFDTNSTMKAILAAGHDYSWFILTQSIVEKEFMLSGSEQNPDITSKDLKLAAKSRLAKGAAAPVDAFVRNGIDFVVADNLPELVSGMNAIARGPELDLAHIERVISARDAEVENKFSKDAQLMAINNARQFIGDKIVRVAKPHRILDPAHGPLIAVRLNVLTRKTLGGLETNLDSQVLRPDGSAFDGLFAAGEVAGFGGGGVHGYNALEGTFLGGCIFSGRAAGRAVARG is encoded by the coding sequence GTGACGAAGCAGGTGGCCGACGCGGTGGTCGTCGGTGCGGGTCTGGCGGGTCTGGTCGCGACATATGAGCTCACCAAGGCCGGTCGACGCGTGGTGGTCGTCGACCAGGAGAACCGCAACAACCTTGGCGGACAGGCATTCTGGTCGCTGGGCGGGCTCTTCATGGTCGACACCCCGGAGCAGCGCCGGCTCGGCATCTCCGACTCCGCGGACCTCGCGCTGCAGGACTGGATGGGGTCGGCGGGATTCGACCGCGACGACGAGGACTACTGGCCGCGTCAGTGGGCCCGGGCGTACGTCGACTTCGCGGCCACCGAGAAGCGGCAGTATCTGCACGACCTCGGGCTGCGCATCACCCCGATCGTCGGCTGGGCCGAACGCGGCGGCGGTTTCGCCGACGGTCACGGCAATTCCGTACCCCGCTTCCATCTCACCTGGGGCACCGGGCCCGAGGTGGTGCGGATCTTCGCCGAACCCGTCCTCGAAGCCGAGAAACGCGGACTGGTCGAGTTCCGGTTCCGCCATCGCGTCGACGAACTCGTCGTCGACGACGGTGTCGCAGTCGGCGTGCGGGGAGCCACCCTCGCGCCGACCGACCTCGAACGCGGCAAGGCGTCGGACCGCGATGTGGTGGGCGAGTTCGAGATTCGTGCGGGAGCGGTCATCGTGACCTCCGGCGGCATCGGCCACAACCACGATCTGATCCGCAAGAACTGGCCGGTCGATCGTCTGGGACCGGCACCGAAGACGATGATCTCCGGGGTTCCGGCACATGTCGACGGACGCATGCTGGGGATCAGCGAGGACGCGGGCGCGAGCATCGTGAACCGTGACCGCATGTGGCACTACACCGAGGGCATCCACAACTGGGACCCGATCTGGCCCGACCACGCCATCCGGATCATCCCCGGCCCGTCGTCGTTGTGGCTCGACGCCAACGGCAATCGGCTCGCGCCGCCGAACTTCCCGGGCTTCGACACGAACTCGACGATGAAAGCGATCCTCGCCGCCGGTCACGACTATTCGTGGTTCATCCTCACCCAATCCATCGTCGAGAAGGAGTTCATGCTGTCGGGCTCCGAGCAGAACCCCGACATCACCTCCAAGGATCTCAAGCTGGCCGCAAAGAGCCGCCTCGCCAAGGGCGCGGCCGCTCCGGTGGATGCGTTCGTACGCAACGGCATCGACTTCGTGGTCGCCGACAACCTGCCCGAACTCGTCAGCGGGATGAACGCGATCGCGCGCGGCCCCGAGCTCGACCTCGCGCACATCGAGCGCGTCATCTCCGCCCGCGACGCCGAGGTGGAGAACAAGTTCTCCAAGGACGCCCAGCTGATGGCGATCAACAACGCCCGACAGTTCATCGGCGACAAGATCGTTCGCGTGGCCAAGCCGCATCGCATCCTCGACCCCGCTCACGGACCCCTGATCGCGGTGCGGCTCAACGTCCTCACGCGCAAGACCCTCGGCGGCCTCGAGACCAACCTCGACTCGCAGGTGCTGCGACCCGACGGCAGCGCGTTCGACGGCCTGTTCGCGGCCGGCGAGGTCGCGGGCTTCGGCGGCGGCGGGGTACACGGCTACAACGCCCTCGAGGGCACCTTCCTGGGCGGGTGCATCTTCTCCGGTCGCGCGGCCGGTAGGGCCGTCGCGCGCGGCTGA
- a CDS encoding amidase translates to MGQYLGADATALAELVASGEVTAAELLDLARSRAAAVNPDLNAIVIPMDADADSRVRAELTGPFAGVPFLIKDLAQDFRGYPTTRGSRSLARHVATEHATVVQRFLDAGLVIFGKTNTPEFGAKAVTESTLWGPARNPWNLDVTPGGSSGGSAAAVAAGVVPAAGANDGGGSIRIPAACNGLVGLKASRGLMPFGPANGEPLFGMGVEGVVTRTVRDAAALYDAIIGPTASSTYPAPLHTEAFTTRIATPPRLLRIGFTTRSAINPAPHPEAVAAVEHAAKVLTELGHHVEEVDPPHDDAELARDFLEIWFAKAAAQVDEARRLSGAGDADFEADTLALAEIGRAAGVVPLFRALDHVNDHVRALERFHGTHDLLLTPTLAVPPPPVGSMTTPPLLQRAARLAARARVGRVMSRVGIVDQLIEENLGWVPYTQLANLTGRPAISVPLHWTDTGLPLGVQFVGRLGADGDLLALAASLEDAAPWFHRYADISV, encoded by the coding sequence ATGGGTCAATACCTCGGCGCCGACGCGACCGCCCTCGCCGAGCTCGTCGCCTCTGGTGAGGTCACGGCAGCCGAACTCCTCGACCTCGCACGCTCCCGCGCCGCCGCGGTGAATCCCGACCTGAACGCGATCGTCATCCCGATGGATGCCGACGCCGACAGCCGGGTCCGCGCGGAGCTGACCGGACCGTTCGCAGGCGTCCCGTTCCTGATCAAGGACCTCGCGCAGGACTTCCGCGGCTATCCGACGACGCGCGGCTCCCGGTCACTCGCCCGGCATGTGGCCACCGAGCACGCGACGGTCGTGCAGCGCTTCCTCGACGCGGGGCTGGTCATCTTCGGCAAGACCAACACCCCGGAGTTCGGCGCCAAGGCGGTCACCGAGTCCACACTCTGGGGTCCGGCACGCAACCCGTGGAACCTCGACGTCACCCCGGGCGGCTCGTCCGGCGGCAGCGCCGCCGCCGTGGCCGCCGGTGTCGTGCCCGCGGCCGGCGCCAACGACGGCGGCGGGTCCATCCGCATCCCCGCGGCGTGCAACGGGCTCGTCGGGCTGAAGGCCTCGCGCGGCCTGATGCCCTTCGGCCCGGCGAACGGCGAGCCGCTCTTCGGGATGGGAGTCGAGGGCGTCGTGACCCGCACGGTGCGCGACGCGGCCGCCCTCTACGACGCGATCATCGGTCCCACCGCGTCGTCGACCTACCCCGCTCCCCTCCACACCGAGGCCTTCACGACGCGCATCGCCACTCCCCCGCGGCTGCTGCGGATCGGATTCACCACCCGTTCGGCCATCAACCCGGCGCCCCACCCCGAGGCGGTCGCAGCCGTCGAGCACGCCGCGAAGGTGCTCACCGAACTCGGCCATCACGTCGAAGAGGTGGACCCGCCGCACGACGACGCGGAGCTGGCGCGCGACTTCCTCGAGATCTGGTTCGCGAAGGCGGCCGCCCAGGTCGACGAGGCCCGTCGGTTGTCCGGGGCCGGCGACGCCGACTTCGAGGCCGACACACTCGCCCTCGCCGAGATCGGCCGCGCCGCCGGGGTCGTGCCGCTCTTCCGAGCGCTCGATCACGTCAACGACCACGTCCGCGCGCTCGAACGCTTCCACGGGACCCACGACCTGCTGCTGACCCCGACCCTCGCCGTGCCGCCACCGCCCGTCGGGTCGATGACGACCCCGCCTCTTCTGCAGCGGGCCGCGCGTCTCGCGGCCCGGGCGCGTGTCGGCCGGGTGATGTCGCGGGTGGGGATCGTCGACCAGCTCATCGAGGAGAACCTCGGCTGGGTTCCCTACACGCAGCTGGCGAACCTGACCGGCCGGCCGGCCATCAGTGTGCCGCTGCACTGGACCGACACCGGACTGCCGCTCGGGGTCCAGTTCGTGGGCAGGCTGGGCGCCGACGGCGATCTCCTCGCCCTCGCCGCATCCCTCGAGGACGCCGCGCCGTGGTTCCACCGGTACGCCGACATCTCGGTGTGA